GATGATGAAAATAGTTCGAAACGAGAATCTGGCGGGGGTCCCGTACGACGCGAACACCCTTCCAATCCGGTGCAACCGAGCGGATCTTCTCCAACGACCGCAGCGTCGCGTTGGCAAAGAGGACAACGTTGCGTTCCGAACTGGACAAGCTGCTGAAATCGATGTTCGCCAAGTCCAACTCATCCATTTGCGAATAATGGAACGGCGGGTTCTCGATTTCGTACTTCAGGACGCCGGCTCCCGACATCTCGGCGACTCGCGACATCAGTTGAAAGCGGAAGAAGCGCGAGGCGCATTTGTGGTGGCCGAAGAATACAATGCACGGCGGCGCTTCGGGATACCGGAGCGCGCCCAGTTGTCGCTCGGCAGCCACCGCGCGCTCGCGCAAGAGTTCAAGTTCCGTTGCGTGCTGCAACGACAGAGCCTCGTTTGAGCGAATTATCCTGTCCAGCTTGGCGTCAAGCTCTCCCGTGCGGCGGTTTGCGGCCTCGATCCGACCGAGCACAGCTCGATGTCGGCCTTCTGCATCGGCCGTCCTTTGCCGCAACAGGCCTAGCATGGCGAGCAGGATCAGAGCCGCCGCCAAGGCGGCTACCGCCAAAGCGCTTAGCCCAACCAAGATCCAGGCGAACGTTGCGCTCGGCACGAGTAGGGCTGCCACCAACGGTATGACGATGGCGAGAATCGCGGCGCCGCCGAGACCGAATCGTCGGCGCCACACGGTTCTTGCAGATCGCGCGACGAACCGGCCTGCATGGTAGAGCAAATGACTGCGGCCTTTGATGCTCTCCGCAAAGTGCGCATAGCGGTCCGCCGCATGACCTTTTTGTGCTGCCAGGATGCTGGTGCGCCTACGAGCGGCGGCAGAACGGCGAGCCGCGTCTCGTCGCGCAACATCCCTTGAAACCAGATTGTTTCTGAATGCAGCCGCCAGCGAGTCCAGGCCCGGGTCTTCCCGGAACGCCAAGAGATTGCCCCAGCCCTGGGGCGTCGCTAGAGCGCTCGGATATTTTGTCAGCCGGCACCAGTCGTGTGCGATGCCATATCGGATGATCGGATGCCACTCGCTGATATAGACCGTATACCCCTTATCTACGAGAAAATCGGCCATATCGGTGTACGTATGACCCAGCGGCACAGTCTTTGCGTCTTCGAACTCGCACTCGATCACTTCCGGCTTGATGGTGTCCCACGGAACGCCCTTGAGCACAGCAAAATCGAGACCTTCCACATCGATCTTCAAGAAATCGATTTTTTCCACGCCATGTTGACGCGCGACCTCGCCGACAGTGGTCACGTCGACGGTGCAAGCCTCTTCGTGGGTGTCCCGGAATGCGTGAAGCGTACCGATGCCCGTGCTCTCCTCCGAGACGAAAAACGCTTGATCCTTCTCGACAGCCTCGCCGACGGCGCGCTTGTCGATGCGGATGCGAGGGTTTTCCCCGAACCTTGCGGTCAAACGCGCACGATTTTCGTCGTTCGGCTCAAAGCAATAGAGGCTCCAACCGAGTGCATCAAAGAAGGCTGCGCTTGTTCCCACATGCGCACCAACGTCGAACATCACATTTGACTCGCCACGCTTCTTGGAAAGGAGCTCGGCAACGACCTTCGTCTCATCCACGCCCATCTTAAGGCTGCGCGGATATACGAGCGCCCGCGTGCTAGGAGCGGACGATGCACCCGATTTCGCCGCCGCCGACATGGCGTCCATAAACCGGGTCCTGATCTCCTCGAGGTTGAGTTTCTCGAAGGCCACTTCGCGACCGCGGGCTCCAAGCTTCCGGCGGCGGTCCTTGTCCAAGAGTTCGCGTAGTCCCGCCTTCACGCTGTCGGGATCGGGCTTGTCGAGAACAAGCGCACAGTCGAGGTCGGCGACAAAGGAGACGGTGGCTGCTGCCTTAGGACCGTGGACAATCAGCGGCGCCGCGCTGGCGAGGCATTCAGGCAACTTGTTTGCCATCGAGAGGCCGACATAGCGCAAGCTGTCGTCGTCGAAATTGTACGCGATGAGAACGGCCCCGGCAGAGCTGAGCCATTTGCGGTAGTCCTCGGGCGACAGAAGGTCCGTGACGATCGACGTGCGCTTTAGATCTTGGTATTGCGACCCGCGTCTGATCTTCCAGATCTCTCTTGTGCGGATTTCAAAGCGTATCGGGAGGCCTTCTTCTGCGAGGCTTTCGATGGCCTGGGCCACGCGCATGACGCTCCCGGCGCCCATGTTGTCCGCAAGCGCACCAGCATAGCGAACGACAAGTTCGGAATCCGGTGGATACTCGAGCGAAGACCAATCCTTGGGCTCGATCCCATTCGCAAATGGCTGGAACTCGTAACCATAGCGTTCCTTGAACGCATCGGACATCTTTTCGCAAATCGAGAGGCGTAGCGCCGAATTCTCGAGCAACCAGAGCCAGTCCTCGTTGCGCGCGGTGTACTGGCTGGGGTCGTCGACCTCCAGGCGAGCCGGCCAATCGTCCATAATCCACGTGACCAGCGGCACTGATGGACGCGAGGCGATCGCGTGCATGGCGAATTCGTGCAGAGCCGGCGCATCGGGCACGGGCCTGTACAGGATGAGCTCCGGATCGAACTCATCGACAACCCGCTCAAGCTCGTCGGCGTCGGCGGGATAGTCGTGCGCCTGGTCGGCCACCAGCCCCCGCTGCACACCGAGCGCATCGCCGCCCTTGTTGAAGATCTGCAAATAATTGTCGTCCGGCCATTGCGCGAAGATGTTTCGCTTCAGTTCGCCGGTAGCGCTTCCATCGCCTTGCGCTGTGATGTCGAGCACGAGCAGACGCGGGGTAACGACACGTTCCGCCAAAGCTTTCTTGTTCGCGGCGGCCACAACCTCGGGAGCGCGGGCATCGGGAAAGATATCCGCGTAGGCGCGTCGTTCGAATACCTCGAGCTTGCCGCCAATGGTTGCGTTGTAGATCCGCTGATCGGTCCGTTCGGTCACGCGCCGTGCCTCTTGGTAAGCCTGGACCATCTTCTCGACTTGCGGATCGTGCCAGCGAAAGCCTTTGCCGAAGTAGTCGGGATGAAAATGGTTGGGGTCGTCGGACTTCATATCGAGAACGCCGACGGCATAGGAGTCTGCCTGTTTGACGTCCTGGGGCAAGTCGTAGCTTGCATCGACGCCGATGAGATAGATCTCCTCGAAACCGAAATAGAACGCGAGCTGCATGCACGTGAAGGTCACGGTGCAGCCGGTATAGGTCGCTTGGGCAGCGTCGGTAGAGAAGTCGTAGCCATGCGGGAAGCTCTTCCGCGGCAAATGATTGAAAAAGATCGTGTCCTGACCCTCATCGAGGCAGTAGCCAAGATAGGCCGGGAAAAGCTTCGTGGAGCCTTCGAAGGCATTGATCCAACGGCGTCTGTCTTCTGCGACGAGATGGTCTTCGACGACGTAGAACGTCGGACGCCAGTCCAGATCCTTGGCCTTGAGAAAAAAGCCGTTGACCGCGAAGGTGACCTCGTCCTTCAGAACGGACAGATCCGTCTCGTTGAGACTGGGGCCGTTTCCGATGACGAAGCACCGTTTGGTCCCCTTGTACTTTTTTCGCAAGTCCCTGAGCTTGGGGCGATAGATCGCATCCAGGCGCTTCGTATAGATATCCTGGACTTTCCGGATACCAGCCAAGCGCTGATCGAGTGTGAACTTGTCGGTCGGTAGAAAAATCTCCGTGCGCGTCGGCAAGGAGCTTACGATCTCGCGATATTCCAATTCCCGCAAGTCGTCGTCAGAATAGGCGTCATTCATGCATGGTACTCGGCTGCCGCCGCGCTAGGCGTGATTGAATTAACAGCCCCTACGCCAATCCGCTCGCGGTTTGGAGGCGATGACAGAGCTTTTCCGCTCCAAAACTCGGCACTAACTATCAAGTCAAACCCCGCAGTGCAACAAGCAGCCTGCGGTTACGTCAATTAGAACTCTAGCTAAGCAGGGTCAGCATTGAGGCAGCAAATCTGGATCGGATTTGCGCCATGCATGGCCGACGAGCGCTGCCGCCGAGAGACACTGGAGGCACGCAGAGATATGGGTGATTGCAGACGAGGCACCAAAAGAAGGGAAGCACCTGGCCAAATCTACTGCTGGGAGCAGCCAAATGCTTCATCGAGCGATGTTACCGCAATCACAAAAAAGAATTTTCCATAGAAAGGTTCTATGACGTTGTTGGCCAATCAATTGAATATCATGCTAAAATATTCATGCGACCATCATCAATACTGGCTAAGGGTCTCGAACCGCAGGTCAGATTCTCTAGAACTCTTCCGAGAAAGCATGTCGCGCGCGTCTTGTGATGCTTTGCCGACTGAGAGCCAAAGAACAGCGGATTTGGCGCGATGCGACAGGCGCCTTGGTTGTCTTTACCCAAACCACGCTCGGATGCACCAGCTCCCCAAAGCCGGCTCGCTCAGGCAAAACTCTGCGCAACAATCGTTCGGGACAGCGAGAAGGATGCGCTGGCAAACCAATACAGGCAGACTCCGGAAGGCGCTGGATAGATCAGTACGAGAAGAACAAGCGCGACAATGAGGAAACGTCGACGAGATTGCGGTGTCGACT
This genomic window from Methyloceanibacter caenitepidi contains:
- a CDS encoding FkbM family methyltransferase, yielding MNDAYSDDDLRELEYREIVSSLPTRTEIFLPTDKFTLDQRLAGIRKVQDIYTKRLDAIYRPKLRDLRKKYKGTKRCFVIGNGPSLNETDLSVLKDEVTFAVNGFFLKAKDLDWRPTFYVVEDHLVAEDRRRWINAFEGSTKLFPAYLGYCLDEGQDTIFFNHLPRKSFPHGYDFSTDAAQATYTGCTVTFTCMQLAFYFGFEEIYLIGVDASYDLPQDVKQADSYAVGVLDMKSDDPNHFHPDYFGKGFRWHDPQVEKMVQAYQEARRVTERTDQRIYNATIGGKLEVFERRAYADIFPDARAPEVVAAANKKALAERVVTPRLLVLDITAQGDGSATGELKRNIFAQWPDDNYLQIFNKGGDALGVQRGLVADQAHDYPADADELERVVDEFDPELILYRPVPDAPALHEFAMHAIASRPSVPLVTWIMDDWPARLEVDDPSQYTARNEDWLWLLENSALRLSICEKMSDAFKERYGYEFQPFANGIEPKDWSSLEYPPDSELVVRYAGALADNMGAGSVMRVAQAIESLAEEGLPIRFEIRTREIWKIRRGSQYQDLKRTSIVTDLLSPEDYRKWLSSAGAVLIAYNFDDDSLRYVGLSMANKLPECLASAAPLIVHGPKAAATVSFVADLDCALVLDKPDPDSVKAGLRELLDKDRRRKLGARGREVAFEKLNLEEIRTRFMDAMSAAAKSGASSAPSTRALVYPRSLKMGVDETKVVAELLSKKRGESNVMFDVGAHVGTSAAFFDALGWSLYCFEPNDENRARLTARFGENPRIRIDKRAVGEAVEKDQAFFVSEESTGIGTLHAFRDTHEEACTVDVTTVGEVARQHGVEKIDFLKIDVEGLDFAVLKGVPWDTIKPEVIECEFEDAKTVPLGHTYTDMADFLVDKGYTVYISEWHPIIRYGIAHDWCRLTKYPSALATPQGWGNLLAFREDPGLDSLAAAFRNNLVSRDVARRDAARRSAAARRRTSILAAQKGHAADRYAHFAESIKGRSHLLYHAGRFVARSARTVWRRRFGLGGAAILAIVIPLVAALLVPSATFAWILVGLSALAVAALAAALILLAMLGLLRQRTADAEGRHRAVLGRIEAANRRTGELDAKLDRIIRSNEALSLQHATELELLRERAVAAERQLGALRYPEAPPCIVFFGHHKCASRFFRFQLMSRVAEMSGAGVLKYEIENPPFHYSQMDELDLANIDFSSLSSSERNVVLFANATLRSLEKIRSVAPDWKGVRVVRDPRQILVSNYFHHRAGHPTEGAGWVWDKLATDQPILQKLSEEDGLLYELDNISKEVIEEQILAPFTDDRLLQFRLEDYVLDPRKYLSEIGEWLCVSDIAGIDLSPVYVNSESGAWQNHFTPRVREIFKERYGQGLINLGYEKTFDW